GCTTTTCTAGAACCACGTCAGGCGCACACATTTGTCTTCTCTTTGGAAAGTCTTCTGCAGCTCTTAACTCCACCAGCAGCCTTCTCTCCTTCAAGTATTACACACCCTACCTACACAACCAGTTGTACTGCGGATGTGAGTTCCCTCTCTCATATTCGTTCTTTCTTCcttgtatacacacacagtacATATACGCACAGCTCTTTTTCCTTTAGAGTTGTTTCTGAGAGGGCTGTTTGGCCTGTGAGATGTTAACGACGCTCTATGCAGAATATCCTTTACAGTTTTGATGTACTACGACTGTTATTTAAGATTCCAGAACATGAGATTTTATGATCGGTTTTCCAACATTGACGAACATATTTATAATCTCAAAGTAATGAATATTTGCAGTTCTTCTTCCTTTGGGGAGTGGACTGCTGAGAAGTCTTGCTATCCACGGTAGGCCAATAAAAATTGGGCTCTTGTGATACTTACCGTAtggtaattaattcatttatttcaaatggaAGGCGGGGAAAATGCAACAGTTCCCCCCCCCGCTCCGCcctgcagaatttttttaaaattcttattccaATTACCTGCAGTCGTTCTACTTGAAAGACTGTTTTAGTATATTGTTCTATTACTATTTCACTGAAACGTGAATATGTGATACTAGGATGTCTGCACAGAATGTCCCAGGATAACGGATGTCATCAGTACCACAACAGACTTCTATTTGCAGATGTTAGTTTTTGCTAATATTTCACGCCTGGTTTGTTTCTCCACCTGTCTTCAGTTCTTCCATTCTGGTagttcagtggttcttaaacctAAGTATTTCTCTGGGAAGCCAGATTAATCTTTGCATTAATgccaggaaatatttttttaattaatttttattggagcatagttggtttacaatgttgtgttagtttctgctttacagcaaagtgaatcagttatacatatacatatatacactttttttaagattctattcccgtataggtcattacagagtattgagtagtgttccctgtgctatacagttggttctTATTCAGGAAACATTGATATGTTAAAATACTTATATGAAAGTTTGTTACAAGTCAGATATAACTAAGAGGCTTGGGATAAGAATATTTTAGTCCAGCCTCTGTTATTATTTCCGAAGAGCACACTTGGCATGAACTTGGCAAATGTTTAAAGAATGtggtcattaaaatttttactcttgcacctgtgttttgcttttttttaaattagaaaaaggcaTGCTGATATGTGGCCCTAAAGATTTACTGACCTATATGTAGATGACTAAAACTAGCCTTTTTAGAAGTTACTACCAAATCGTTCAGTTTTCTTTCTGGCACTGGTGTTTGCTGGCTAAAAAGAGGTTATGGTAGAAGATCTCGGTCTTAACATACGCTGTACCAACCTTTCCTAtatctaagaattttattttgacattttatttttaattttctttggcaATGAAGCATAGTCTAAGATGAGCACATTTGAAAATTTggggagaaattttttttcttttctttttttaagtttgagttattttgagaaaaatctagaaacattTTCCTATAAGTTGGCAAAAGATCTGTGGCCCTCACACAAAAATAAGCCCCAAGAGTCATTATCAttgatcttttgatttttttttttttttttttttttagtatttttctaatCTCAAGGCTTCCCTTCCCTACTTTGTGTAATTGAAACTACAGGCCTCCACACCTGGCactgtcattttgttttatagGCCAGTTGGATGGACATTTGTGTGTAACTAAGCAGCTGTATGAACTAGGATAAAAGTCTTTATCTCTCTACCACCTGAAATTGGAAGGGACTTGATTAGAAGAtctgaattttctttatctttaaaattcttctgtgggcttccctggtggcacagtggttgcgcgtccgcctgccgatgcaggggaaccgggttcgcgcccctgtctgggaagatccNNNNNNNNNNNNNNNNNNNNNNNNNNNNNNNNNNNNNNNNNNNNNNNNNNNNNNNNNNNNNNNNNNNNNNNNNNNNNNNNNNNNNNNNNNNNNNNNNNNNNNNNNNNNNNNNNNNNNNNNNNNNNNNNNNNNNNNNNNNNNNNNNNNNNNNNNNNNNNNNNNNNNNNNNNNNNNNNNNNNNNNNNNNNNNNNNNNNNNNNNNNNNNNNNNNNNNNNNNNNNNNNNNNNNNNNNNNNNNNNNNNNNNNNNNNNNNNNNNNNNNNNNNNNNNNNNNNNNNNNNNNNNNNNNNNNNNNNNNNNNNNNNNNNNNNNNNNNNNNNNNNNNNNNNNNNNNNNNNNNNNNNNNNNNNNNNNNNNNNNNNNNNNNNNNNNNNNNNNNNNNNNNNNNNNNNNNNNNNNNNNNNNNNNNNNNNNNNNNNNNNNNNNNNNNNNNNNNNNNNNNNNNNNNNNNNNNNNNNNNNNNNNNNNNNNNNNNNNNNNNNNNNNNNNNNNNNNNNNNNNNNNNNAATTCTTCTGTGCTTTAAATCATCTTCCCCTTCAgataaatcaaaataatacataatcTTTCAAATTTGCTTAGAAAAGTATTAAGCACCAAAattgtgtacatttttaaatgtttacaataATTAATGATTATGATATTCTTTCTTTACTGGTTTTTAGcagtcagttttgtttttgtgtatattttccttctgaaatatCATCTCTGTGTCATTAAAGTGTTCGATTATTCATTACTTCACAGTTTATGAATTTCACCAAAGGAAAACCACAAAATAAGtctaattttctttctacttcttttgtTAGTATAGAAATGTATTCCCACTCAGAAACTTTCCCCAGACACTACACTTGGGAAAAATGGTGACCAACTCCATGGTTCGAAGCATGTTATATACATTAACAAGTAGTGCCATTGAGTTTATTTTACAGCCTCTCCCAGGATAGTTTTCTCTCTCATCCTCTATCTTAATTCCTCCAGACTTATGTCAAACATTAGGAATTTCTCCGCTGCCAAGAtactttttaaattccttaaCCTTAAAGACCACACCCCCTTGATTAGTGTCATTAtattaaaatctgatttttatcaAATCACTAATCTTACACTAGAAATACTTTAAGGTGTTAAGTTATATAAAACAAGTTTTTTAACACTATCTGTGATTCTGTGcattcataattatatttttttaagtaaaaacatgtTTTGCAAAATCAGAAGGAAGCATTTTAGTAGtagatcaaaaaaatttttttaacttagaaaatcACAAAAGGTTAACTTTTCTCCTGTAATgtctattattaaaaattaaggtaaaGTTTGTTAAAATGTTTACTTCGTGATCCCAATAAGTGATGCACTATTTCAGCAAAGAGTTTTCAGATAGAAGAATTGCCACTTGGTCTGTTTTATTGAAGAAGAAAGTATCCCTTCCTaaactaatgaaaaattaatctttGCAGCAACAACAAATCTTCAAATAAGAATAGAGATGGTTTCTACTTCTGTTACCTTTTACCTAAACCTTAAAAGCGATAGGCAGAGGAATGAATTTCTTCACATAGACATAAAACCCAAGATTAATTACAAAGAAGGAattgtcttcctttctttgccGTGCCTCTAGACAAGCAGTTTCTTTTTCCATTGTTAGCattgtggtaaatattttagtaaatgAGTCAACATTGCTGTAGAATCCAGTTCTGAATATTAAATTGCAGGTACTTCACAAATAGAGAGGATTAGATTTAAGTCATATGTTACTGTCCACCTTCCCTACAGTACAGGAATGATTTGACAAGACTTCAGGCCATCCATTGCTAGCTAAATGAATGTAAGTCATGCTTTGTACCAATCGCTAtgatatattctgaatatatccGAAAAATACCGAGAGACATTATAAGTGTTATGTCTTACAGCAGTTTGTTGGCTcaactgaataaatgtttctaaGGATCCCTTTATCACAAATTTGGCTTTACAACTCTGACTTTCAAATCTCTTCGATTTCTCTCTTCACTTGTGATGATCTTTTAAATAAGGATCTTTGGCCATAGTCCAGGAGTCTATATAATAATCtaagaaaatgttaacaaaagCTAGTTCAAACATGTTAAAACAGTTAAGGGCACACAGAATATGGAATCAGTCAGCTAGGGTTCATGTCTGGGCTGTGCTACTTACTGGCTATAttaccttggacaaattatttaagcCCTGGGCATCAGTTTCCTTTTCGGTGAGATGGGTACAATGCTTGCTTCAAGCATCAATGAGACAATAAATGTAAAGAACTTAATTTGGTACTGTCATATAACTAATACAGCTAGTATTTactgctgtgttttgttttgttttattgtcttgGGAAAACATCTCCTAATTTGTATTTGTGTTTAAGATAACATCAGTTTCAAGTAGTACTGGTTTTATTATAGTTAGGAATTGTTTTTGTTAAACTGAGAAAAGAGCAGAGGTATGTAATAAGGGTGCTTCTTTCCTTGCCAGGGATAGCCAAACAGTATAGTGGGTTTACAATGCTGTAAGAAGAGAAAAGTTAAGAGAGAATTGAATTGTCAGAGAACACCTCTCATAGATTTTGAAAACTTCTGCCTTAGTAGTTAGTGACATATTTGCTATCACAAAGCAGAGATTTCTTTTTAGTTAAATAATATCAGTTATATTAATTGAAATGTTCATTTGAATTACACTGGTTCATTTTGATTTGTGAATTTGTTTGGTTTTATACTGTAGAACACTTTAAGGATAGTTTTGTTGATATATACCATGAATCAGCAAACTATACCTTTGGGCTGGCCCACTCCAAACTTTATCTTTGTAAagctatttgtttgttttctcagaaTACAACCATgcttattcatttacatattgcctaTGCACTTACTTCCAACAgtgcagaattgagtagttgcagTAAAGACCATATGTTATCCAAATATGAAAACTAGTACATTATATTATGTTCAGGTGTCCCATCCAACAGAATTGAGAGTATGTTTATAAAGTGCTGTAAATTCTCATATATAGGTGGTAATTGTTAATAGGAGTAATAAGTATTCAGTGATGATGTATCCATGAACATTGACGCCTCTTAATGCTTTTAATCTGTATTATAACTTCAGTCTGTTGcattactacttttttctttttactccggactttatttttgttccttattTTCTGTTACATTGTAACACCGGAATAACGTTTGTCACCTTCATTTTGTcatgaaaaaatatgtagaatCTTTTCCCTGCCTTTGCAAGTATGTTTAAAAATCCTGTTGAAATGATGAAGTAGTTTGACCTGGGACTGTAAGTTAGTATAGTTCAGTTTAATCAGCTAAAGCAATGTACattgttttgttctatttctagCCTACAACTGGAGTTTTGTATAAAGAAGATAATTATGTCATCATGACAactacacagaaagaaaaatataaatgcattcTTCCCCTTGTGACAAGTGGGGATGAGGTAAGTTTTTATAGATACATTGATAATCCCTGTCaccaaagatatttatttaaaacattgcaACTCCAtgccttaaaataaaattgagtgaCAGGTTTCTCAATTATCCTGTCTTACTATAAATATAGTAatcacttttttattgaagtatagtgatttacaatgttgttagtaaTCCCTATTATTCCTGAATTCTTTGATTTTTACCGTTCAACTTGGAAAAACTAGCAACCAATTATTAATGTTTTAGATGAAAATCTAACTCCACACATGCTTTCTTTTATAGAAATGAAGGTTTTGaaacaagataaaattttaaatgtgtatgtgaCATTTTTTATAAAGAATTGCTAATAAGTAAATCTATAGGTACCTTGTGCTTTCTCACTACCTTAGCTCATGCCCGTTTCTTCCTCTTAAAATGCCCTAACTGCCTCTTATCCATCCTTCAAGGCAATTACTTCTTTCAAGATGAAACATGAGAGGCAGCATGGTAAAATGGAAAGGACACCAGCCTAGGAGCCAGGAGGCTGAGGTATAGGCTATAGTTAGCTGTGGAACCTTGAGCAAATTTGAAACTCAGTTCCTCCACTCAATAAATTTATTGAGCtaattacataatattttcacaatctgtaaaatggaagtattAAACTCAGTGAGTTTAGGTTTCTTAGGTTTTGTTCAGACTTGAAATCTGTGAAAGACAgttatctcattttgttttaaacctCCTTaagacacaaatacacacatatgcaatTACACACATATTTACGGCATTCAAGtctgaaatgtaaaaatatatggaaaactgAGAAGTATATTAAAACTTTCCAGTGTATTCTATAAGATTCAGCTCTTCTGAGGCTTTCATAGATAGAATTTGTTTGGatacaagcatttaaaaattctgaagtaGGTTTATAAGAATTGTTCAGGAAACTGATACTTAACCTTTttctaagagaagaaaaaatggaagattATTCTGTGGCTCCATATTTTAtacttcaattctttttttttttttggattatagttgatttacaatgttgtgttagtttcaggtgtacagcaaagtgaatcagttatacatatacatatatctactctttttcagattcctttcccatataggtcattacagagtattgagtagagttcctatgctatatagtaggtccttattagttatctattttatatatagtaatgtgtatatgtcaatctcaatcccccaatttatccctcaccccacccctttcctcctggtagccataaatttattttctatatgtgtgactattttgttttgtaaataagttcgtgtgtaccatttttttttttagattccgcatataagcgatgTTATATGATAgctgtctttgtctggcttacttcactcagtatgaaaatctctaggtccatccatgttgctgcatatacTTCAATTCTTTTGAAAGAAGTGACATGCCATAGGATCTTACTAAAGgttttgacttttttcccccttttatttccAAGCATTTGTGGTTTGACCAATGAGTTAATACCTAAACAGCAGAGTTGGGTGAAGTTCCAGAATAATTGTATTAAACTCTAATTCTTTcataggaagaagaaaaggattaTAAAGGCCCAAATCCAAGAGAGCTATTGGAGCCACTATTTAAACAGAGCAGTTGTTCCTACAGAGTATGTATTTTATGTTCACTTGataactagaaaataaatttccagcaGCCAATAGGCCCTTGAAAAtaattctctgtttctttttactttattatgttgtatcacattttaAGTTAGTTGTAAAACTAAACTGTTGCTTAatagtattttgttcatttaaattcCTGTATAGTATATGCAGCAAACACCCAATAATATCAATTATCAAATAATATCACCAAACTGCTTTGAATGTTTTTCAGATCAAAAGAAAGTTTCcttatatacaattttaattaaaaatgctcATGGTTATTTTTTTAGGCTGTGTAAAAAATGATCCCTTGGCCAGGTGTTTATTATAGACCTCAGGTGTATTTAGACCTATTTCCTTCATAGAATTTTCACATTTAGCTAATTAGTGAAAACAATGAATAGGCTTCagtaatttcatattttctgagGCATAATTATAACTTTCATTTAATGAAAGCTTGCTGTAAATCTTCAGAGAAATCTTCAGTtgcttaaaatatcagaaaggaattCAGTTGAGTTGTGTGGCTTTTGTACATAAATACATCCATCTGTCTTAGATTGAGTCTTATTGGACTTACGAAGTATGTCACGGAAAACACATTCGGCAGTAccatgaagagaaagaaagtggtcaggtattttttcttcaaaatatgaaatatggaTCATTATAAAGTGAAAACTTTAATAATGAGATGGATGGTTTTAaactgtattctttaaaaatgtatttgccaAATACTtaactacatttttattttatttttaaatatagaaagtaaATATTCACGAGTACTACCTTGGGAATATGTTGGCTAAGAACCTTCTATCCGAAAAAGGTTTGTTTCTACAGAGTGATTTAGTAGTAATGCTGGTATTTGGTTTAAAGTATATGTTCAAATTGgaatttaaaagattttgttgGAGActgtatgaattttaaaacactaaaataaacttCTGAACAATCCCATAGAAAACTTTTTCAAAGagatcttttcattattttctgttttagcaaacattatgcttttttttctacctattaataaattttttaaatctggtAAGACATACATATCAGTGTTATATTTATACAGTGTTAGTCTTTTGCTTGGTTTAAGCAACTTTTTGTATATGGAAATAGACATGTAGATGTATCCctcaaattatgaaatatttttattcatctatatTATTCAAATTGGTCAACTCATTTAAGATTAAACCTTTCACTGAGATAAAAACACTTCAGAAGAAAACTGTCACGGCCAGTTCTTATGCCTCAAATAGAGTATTTCCTAGATAAAGATGTAATGATTAAATATGACTTCTTTCAAAAGAAACCATTTCAAGGAATCTAGCTAAAAGTATGTGTATGTTttgggtcttatttttatttttattttattttatttatttatttattggctgtgttgggtctttgttgctgtgtgcaggctcttctctagttgcggcgagcgggggctactcttcattgcagggctcaagcttctcattgtggtggcttctcttgttgcagagcaagggctctaggcacgtgggctcagtagttgtggagcacgagcttagttgctccacagcatgtgcgatcttcccagaccagggaccagacccatgtcccctgcactggcaggtggattcttaaccactgcaccaccagggaagtccaggtctTCTTTAGAAAGAAGTTTAAGATTACAAAGTTGATGAAAACTTAGTCATTTATATCTTGTATATAAGTCACTGGTCATTATTTAACTTACTTTTGCATTAATCCACAGaacaagaagcagaagaaaaggaaaaatcaaaagaggCAAGTGATAATTGGTGATTTTCAGTCTTAACATCTATTGTTAGACATGAATTTATACAACTTAATTGACAGAATCTAGCCATGTGTTCTTTAACTATCTATCAACTACCTCAAAGGATTTagtcaaagaaaattttcaatatgttggatttttatgagaaaagttatgctataatacttttatttactttaagatcatacaaaaataaatgaatttatcaaAGATGTGTCTGGGAAAGTTTCTATAATAGCATTATATCACTTCTGTGCTTCACAGTGATTCTTTCCCTCTGTTCAACGTTGGAGCTTTTGCATTTTTTCTGTGGTTTGGACCCTATCTCCTATGGGTAAAACAGATAAATCATAAATGTAAATAACAAGCTACCAGACTGCAAGCATCTTAAAAGTAGGgactgtcttttttctctttaccccACAGTGCAAAGCAGAGTGCCAGACATAATGTAGGCCCTTCATGAATGCTTATTGAATATGAATGCATAATTGATGACTGAAAAATAGGattgtttaaaaagaatgattCCTTAGGGTGACCAGTTACAGTTTTTAAATGCCCCTGTGGTTCAAGAAATGCTTTATGAATCCTAAGAATTTCcataaagttaaataacttattgGTAGAGGATATTTCTATAAATGGTTTCATACCATAATGATCCTTTTATTAGAAGTAAAGTTAAATGGCAAAAGGCCTTAAAGATTACTTAAAAGGGATGCCCATAACTTAAAAGGGTGGCTTTGGGGGAGTTGGTAAGCTATGCATAGACACACACAGCATtgctattttaaaaggttttaattttacaGACTACCtttgagataaaatatttatctcaaaatatttttggctCTGGAGGATAGCAAGATGGAATTCAAAGTGTGAAATGatcaaggaagaggaagaaaagggtaagggaagaaaactaacatttattgagccccaaTTCATAAGCCAGATGCTGTGCCAGGCATGTTACAAAGGGTAATGCTTAATTCTCCCTACAGCCTTTgagtatatattattattctaCTTTTATGAATGACAAAAACTGAAATTTGGTCAAAGTCATAAGGCTAGTGACTGCAAAGCTTGGATTTTAACCCAGGATTTTCTAATTCTAGACGCTAGCATGAAACTAGCATACaagaaatctcaaaatattttcccctggaaacatttatttattgcctgtttGGGGTACCAAAGTGATACAAGATGAGCTCCCTGCCTCCAAAGAGCTTGCTTGGAGATGATATTAACAGTATCTTTTAAAGCccttacatttaatttttcttgtgtttatgtTGATAAAAGTATGGGAGCTAACTCCTTAATAATCCTTGTCTTCTGGGGTGATCTCCTTTATTCCCCCATTCCATGAAAAGTTCTTCATCTGTCTTTTGCTGGCCATGAATGGATTTATACAGGAGTTTATATGCTGAGAAGTATGTCTGTTAATAACAGGGAAGAAGAGTAAGCAGATCAATGAACCAGCACAGTATTTAGATTCCTGTTTTAGAAGATAGTGTTAACTCTGTAGCCCTACTTTTTGACAAATCAAACTTCAAATCTCTAGAATCTAAATTCTAACATAGGCATTCACTTGAGAGTTTAGTGAAGAAAGCTCTGACCAGCCCAAGTATAGTAAGTTTCTATATTTTATCTTAGTCACTTTATTTAgaacttttgaaaataattcatattatGTTATTATACCCTTTTTTATATAAGTGTACATCTTAATTTTAGcaccaaataaaaattttcttttattctgtattaAATTAGCTCTGAAAATACGTATTTGCTCAAATAAGAATATGAATCAAAAGAATAGTAGAGGGAGAGCTTATAGAAAGTACAGAAATGTTACCTTTATCAATGTTAGCTTACGaataaaatgtagttttcttcctttcagaaTAAGTGCTTCTCCATCCTCACCCCACCTCTATTTCTAATGAAAAGTCTGtcttatactctttttttaagattcccaCTAAAAATATCGAAGGTCAGATGACACCCTACTATCCGGTGGGAATGGGAAATGGTACACCTTGTAGTTTGAAACAGAACCGGCCCAGATCAAGTACTGTGATGTACATATGTCATCCTGAATCTAAGCATGAAATTCTTTCAGTAGCTGAAGTTACAACTTGTGAATATGAAGTTGTCATTTTGACACCACTCTTGTGCAGTCATCCTAAATATAGGTAGGATgtggatttaatattttaaacatgaaatgCACACATGCTTTAAAGTGTCGTTTGCTTAGGTTTAATGCTTTGTTCTCACTGAATAGATTCAGAGCATCTCCTGTGAATGACATATTTTGCCAGTCACTACCAGGATCACCATTTAAACCCCTCACCCTGAG
The sequence above is a segment of the Physeter macrocephalus isolate SW-GA chromosome 12, ASM283717v5, whole genome shotgun sequence genome. Coding sequences within it:
- the ERLEC1 gene encoding endoplasmic reticulum lectin 1 isoform X3, whose translation is MEEGGGGARSLFPGGPLLLVLCGLLEASGGGRALPQLSDDIPFRVNWPGTEFSLPTTGVLYKEDNYVIMTTTQKEKYKCILPLVTSGDEEEEKDYKGPNPRELLEPLFKQSSCSYRIESYWTYEVCHGKHIRQYHEEKESGQKVNIHEYYLGNMLAKNLLSEKEQEAEEKEKSKEIPTKNIEGQMTPYYPVGMGNGTPCSLKQNRPRSSTVMYICHPESKHEILSVAEVTTCEYEVVILTPLLCSHPKYRFRASPVNDIFCQSLPGSPFKPLTLRQLEQQEEILRVPFRRNKEEDMQSTKEERFPAIHKPIAVGSQPMLTVGTTHISKLTDDQLIKEFLSGSYCFHGGVGWWKYEFCYGKHVHQYHEEYMPEIQNENKIFLHCCPIFQK